The following proteins are co-located in the Nomia melanderi isolate GNS246 chromosome 1, iyNomMela1, whole genome shotgun sequence genome:
- the Tfb4 gene encoding transcription factor B4 isoform X2 — protein MTNEIETSLLTIILDVNPVQRIVKQETKVLTQCLDSTIVFADAHLMQSSNNQLAMIACHSYGARFLYPCEKLSEIRQIDGQYEKFTMVERTVRQQLQQVINEVSMDKPLNGESLISGALTMALCYVARLEREKVAGQKLYSRILVITASNDSATQYMNYMNIFFTAQKMGIIIDVCSLDQELTLLQQGCDITGGNYLKVPQLNGLLQYLLWIFLPDPNVRSKLVLPPPVKVDYRAACFCHQELIDIGYVCSICLSIFCKFSPICTTCHTVFKMPGPIPMKMKKKKKNARATSCKEAIQKWEEKSGLTASGQKEINLSFQWPPIEKMDNNLASLTAVELVYNYLLHN, from the exons ATGACAAACG aaatagAAACAAGCTTGTTGACAATAATACTGGATGTGAATCCTGTGCAAAGAATAGTGAAACAAGAAACAAAAGTGCTAACACAATGCTTAGACTCCACTATTGTCTTTGCCGATGCACATTTAATGCAATCATCCAACAATCAGCTTGCCATGATAGCATGTCACAGTTATGGAGCAAGATTTTTATATCCTTGCGAGAAACTTTCAGAAATTCGACAAATCGATGGCCAGTATGAAAAGTTTACAATGGTAGAACGTACAGTTAGACAACAATTGCAACAAGTTATCAATGAAGTTTCTATGGATAAGCCTTTAAATGGGGAAAGTCTGATATCTGGAGCGTTGACCATGGCACTCTGTTATGTTGCAAGattagaaagagaaaaagttgCTGgtcaaaaattatattcaagaaTTCTTGTGATCACAGCTAGTAATGATTCAGCTACTCAATATATGAACTACATGAATATATTCTTTACTGCTCAGAAAATG GGAATAATAATAGATGTTTGCAGTCTAGATCAGGAATTGACTTTACTTCAACAAGGTTGTGATATAACTggtggaaattatttaaaagttccTCAATTGAATggattattacaatatttacta tgGATATTTCTGCCAGATCCAAATGTTAGGTCCAAGCTAGTACTACCTCCCCCAGTGAAAGTGGACTACCGTGCAGCATGTTTTTGCCATCAAGAACTAATAGACATTGGATATGTGTGCTCAATATGTTTATCAA TATTTTGCAAATTCAGTCCAATATGCACCACTTGTCA CACTGTATTCAAAATGCCAGGACCTATAcctatgaaaatgaaaaagaagaagaaaaat GCGAGAGCAACAAGCTGCAAAGAAGCTATCCAAAAATGGGAAGAAAAGTCTGGTTTAACAGCTAGTGGAcagaaggaaattaatttatcttttcaATGGCCTCCTATTGAGAAAATGGACAACAATTTAGCATCACTAACAGCTGTAGAgttagtatataattatttattgcataACTAG
- the LOC116426783 gene encoding uncharacterized protein LOC116426783 isoform X2 gives MVKRRSYNGSGWNQGLRQSQEMLLQKSDSNDRIDNIGNNDTPLRKNGGSLEQLLEHRSPELVLFEPQQLELSCYDDLSPEIAHKRRRRNSDSNDMDKYYERSNNSLKNVDTSPKACFPLDKTLSLNEDIKLDMNKCDYLQDDKSFSNIFFASQSEDETKNTKRYETWNKRRNQDTKFETVKEKTPQESSGNLFSANWSDCKRILSNLRQLNSFKVGTTSQEGIAGLLPKYTPFLALQKDSTARSNKRPFVEVVEVDDKVEEYQRYKEIRNDLTRRDRSPTPCSGSPPPAKKCRTTLRFDNEEKTEQSQSAFITLSTFESPTASSLDLPVISDSGGCSRNLHDPEANIEFYKRCTCSISKQNQSPRILFSRKPLLKIIVFCTWLMKKLASAFRKNYIRFKETILMFSARENAEKLEELRQVATGLQSENEQMISTFLEKVNYLAQEITQVRANNVATTAALTEEIRNIQDISKKLAENNETMMQELKKLQRTLDDARTRSPKVSAPPPPISSILISSMSTCPPPPPPPPPPPPPPPPPPPPLLFQSPVKSITPTTPNSNKSVGTPSRKCSTPLLNRPAITVEDLLKVTLKKAPQNVKENRRNTIPGPRGPVVSLDMLRSVKLKSARRRTNDQIMRSPRGGRITKSRTTPTLSLSPIMTGTDNSLGRILKQVDVNRRPRRLLGTTNFRETTIAKVNRSLNTDAKDNSTQALTLDDSLYAQHCDTKKTP, from the exons ATGGTAAAACGTAGAAGTTACAATGGATCAGGATGGAATCAAGGCCTTCGTCAATCGCAGGAGATGCTGTTGCAAAAATCAGATTCGAACGACAGAATTGATAACATTGGAAATAATGATACACCGTTAAGGAAAAACGGGGGATCATTGGAGCAACTTTTGGAGCACCGTTCCCCAGAATTAGTGCTCTTCGAACCACAACAACTGGAGTTGTCCTGTTACGATGACTTAAGTCCAGAGATTGCACACAAGCGTCGACGAAGGAACTCGGATTCGAATGACATGGACAAGTATTACGAGCGAAGcaacaattcattaaaaaatgtcgatACATCCCCAAAAGCCTGTTTCCCATTGGACAAAACGTTGTCGTTGAACGAAGACATCAAACTGGACATGAACAAATGCGACTACTTGCAAGACGACAAATCCTTTTCAAACATCTTCTTTGCTAGTCAGTCCGAGGATGAAACGAAAAACACCAAACGCTATGAAACATGGAACAAGCGAAGGAACCAAGATACAAAGTTTGAGACGGTGAAAGAGAAGACTCCGCAGGAGTCGAGTGGCAATCTGTTTTCTGCCAATTGGAGCGATTGCAAGCGGATCCTCTCCAACCTGCGGCAACTGAACAGCTTCAAAGTAGGAACTACAAGTCAGGAGGGAATTGCCGGTCTTTTACCGAAGTACACCCCATTCCTAGCGTTGCAAAAAGATTCTACTGCACGCTCAAATAAACGTCCTTTCGTGGAGGTCGTCGAGGTGGATGACAAAGTGGAGGAGTACCAACGGTACAAGGAGATTCGAAACGATCTGACAAGAAGAGATCGTTCGCCTACGCCGTGCAGCGGTTCGCCACCGCCTGCCAAGAAGTGTAGGACTACATTGAGATTTGACAATGAGGAAAAAACAGAGCAATCGCAATCAGCGTTCATCACATTGAGCACGTTCGAATCTCCCACAGCTTCTAGTCTGGATTTACCCGTTATCTCGGATTCTGGTGGTTGCAGCAGAAATTTGCACGAT CCTGAAGCAAACATCGAATTCTACAAGAGATGCACCTGTTCCATCTCCAAACAGAATCAATCGCCACGAATTCTATTTTCTAGAAAACCTCTGCTGAAAATAATTGTCTTCTGCACCTGGCTGATGAAGAAGCTAGCGAGTGCCTTTAGAAAA AATTATATCCGGTTCAAAGAGACGATCTTGATGTTTTCCGCAAGGGAGAACGCGGAGAAGCTCGAAGAACTCCGTCAAGTGGCTACAGGATTACAGTCTGAGAACGAGCAAATGATTAGTACGTTTCTGgagaaggtgaattatctggcTCAAGAGATTACTCAG GTACGCGCAAATAACGTCGCAACGACTGCCGCTCTAACCGAAGAGATCCGTAATATACAGGACATTAGCAAGAAATTGGCTGAAAACAACGAGACAATGATGCAGGAGCTAAAGAAATTACAGAGGACATTGGACGATGCGAGAACAAGGTCTCCGAAAGTTTCAGCACCGCCTCCACCGATATCATCGATTTTAATTTCATCAATGTCAACAtgtcctcctccacctcctccgccaccaccgccaccgcctccgccgcctccaCCGCCACCACCTCTATTATTTCAGTCACCGGTAAAGTCGATTACACCGACCACCCCAAACAGCAACAAAAGCGTCGGTACGCCCTCGAGAAAGTGCTCAACGCCGTTGCTTAATAGGCCAGCTATAACTGTCGAGGATTTGCTGAAGGTGACCCTAAAAAAAGCACCGCAGAATGTTAAG GAAAATAGAAGGAATACTATACCAGGACCGAGGGGACCAGTGGTCTCACTGGATATGTTACGTAGCGTTAAATTAAAATCTGCCAGGCGCAGAACTAACGACCAAATAATGAGATCACCTAGGGGCGGTCGTATTACCAAGTCACGAACAACGCCGACCCTTAGCCTGTCTCCGATCATGACTGGAACGGACAACTCGTTGGGACGAATCCTGAAACAGGTGGATGTTAATAGACGACCGAGACGTTTGTTAGGCACAACGAACTTCCGCGAGACCACTATCGCGAAAGTTAATCGTTCGCTGAACACGGACGCGAAAGATAACAGTACACAGGCATTAACGTTGGATGATTCACTCTACGCGCAACACTGTGATACGAAGAAAACGCCTTag
- the Mdh2 gene encoding malate dehydrogenase 2, producing the protein MLPRFLKPTLSVAQQGAKGLSTSARRDAKVAVMGASGGIGQPLSLLLKQSPLVTELSLYDIVNTPGVAADLSHMDTNSKVKAFTGPDELKDSVKGAQVVIIPAGVPRKPGMTRDDLFNTNASIVRDLVQAVASTSPKALIAIISNPVNSTVPIAAEVLQKAGVFDPKRLFGVTTLDVVRANTFIAEAKNLDPQKTSVPVIGGHSGITIIPLISQCKPSVSFPDDQLKALTLRIQEAGTEVVKAKAGTGSATLSMAYAGARFGLSLIKALNGESNIVECAYVKSDVTASPYFSTPVLLGKSGVEKNLGLGTLSSYEKQLLDDAIPELKKNIQKGVDFVNKK; encoded by the exons ATGTTGCCACGATTCCTGAAGCCCACGTTGTCCGTCGCTCAGCAGGGAGCAAAGGGGCTCTCGACGAGTGCTAGA CGCGATGCCAAGGTCGCCGTTATGGGTGCCAGCGGTGGAATCGGCCAGCCGCTATCGTTGCTCTTGAAACAGTCGCCCCTCGTTACTGAATTATCTTTATATGATATCGTGAACACGCCAGGTGTCGCCGCTGATCTCTCACACATGGACACAAATTCAAAAGTGAAGGCTTTCACCGGTCCTGATGAATTGAAGGATTCGGTTAAGGGGGCTCAA GTAGTCATTATACCTGCTGGTGTACCACGTAAACCGGGAATGACTAGAGATGATCTGTTCAATACAAATGCATCTATAGTAAGGGATCTTGTCCAGGCTGTGGCTAGTACATCCCCAAAGGCGCTTATTGCCATTATTTCTAATCCAGTTAATAGCACAGTGCCCATTGCTGCCGAGGTACTGCAGAAGGCTGGTGTCTTTGATCCTAAGAGGCTATTCGGTGTAACTACGTTGGATGTTGTCAGGGCAAATACATTTATTGCTGAAGCTAAA AACCTTGACCCACAGAAGACGTCTGTTCCCGTAATCGGAGGACACAGCGGCATCACTATTATTCCACTGATTTCGCAGTGCAAACCATCAGTTTCTTTCCCAGATGATCAGTTGAAAGCTCTTACCTTGAGAATTCAGGAAGCGGGTACAGAGGTTGTCAAAGCAAAGGCTGGTACAGGCTCCGCTACATTGTCAATGGCATACGCGGGTGCCCGATTCGGTCTGTCGTTGATTAAAGCACTCAACGGAGAATCGAATATCGTTGAATGCGCTTACGTTAAATCCGACGTTACAGCGTCCCCATACTTCTCGACGCCTGTTCTGTTGGGC AAATCGGGAGTTGAGAAGAACCTTGGCCTTGGTACTCTCAGCAGCTATGAAAAGCAGCTGTTGGATGACGCTATTCCGGAACTCAAGAAAAACATTCAGAAGGGAGTGGATTTCGTGAACAAGAAGTGA
- the Tfb4 gene encoding transcription factor B4 isoform X1, giving the protein MTNEIETSLLTIILDVNPVQRIVKQETKVLTQCLDSTIVFADAHLMQSSNNQLAMIACHSYGARFLYPCEKLSEIRQIDGQYEKFTMVERTVRQQLQQVINEVSMDKPLNGESLISGALTMALCYVARLEREKVAGQKLYSRILVITASNDSATQYMNYMNIFFTAQKMGIIIDVCSLDQELTLLQQGCDITGGNYLKVPQLNGLLQYLLWIFLPDPNVRSKLVLPPPVKVDYRAACFCHQELIDIGYVCSICLSIFCKFSPICTTCHTVFKMPGPIPMKMKKKKKNQISEGTELVILSMARATSCKEAIQKWEEKSGLTASGQKEINLSFQWPPIEKMDNNLASLTAVELVYNYLLHN; this is encoded by the exons ATGACAAACG aaatagAAACAAGCTTGTTGACAATAATACTGGATGTGAATCCTGTGCAAAGAATAGTGAAACAAGAAACAAAAGTGCTAACACAATGCTTAGACTCCACTATTGTCTTTGCCGATGCACATTTAATGCAATCATCCAACAATCAGCTTGCCATGATAGCATGTCACAGTTATGGAGCAAGATTTTTATATCCTTGCGAGAAACTTTCAGAAATTCGACAAATCGATGGCCAGTATGAAAAGTTTACAATGGTAGAACGTACAGTTAGACAACAATTGCAACAAGTTATCAATGAAGTTTCTATGGATAAGCCTTTAAATGGGGAAAGTCTGATATCTGGAGCGTTGACCATGGCACTCTGTTATGTTGCAAGattagaaagagaaaaagttgCTGgtcaaaaattatattcaagaaTTCTTGTGATCACAGCTAGTAATGATTCAGCTACTCAATATATGAACTACATGAATATATTCTTTACTGCTCAGAAAATG GGAATAATAATAGATGTTTGCAGTCTAGATCAGGAATTGACTTTACTTCAACAAGGTTGTGATATAACTggtggaaattatttaaaagttccTCAATTGAATggattattacaatatttacta tgGATATTTCTGCCAGATCCAAATGTTAGGTCCAAGCTAGTACTACCTCCCCCAGTGAAAGTGGACTACCGTGCAGCATGTTTTTGCCATCAAGAACTAATAGACATTGGATATGTGTGCTCAATATGTTTATCAA TATTTTGCAAATTCAGTCCAATATGCACCACTTGTCA CACTGTATTCAAAATGCCAGGACCTATAcctatgaaaatgaaaaagaagaagaaaaat CAAATATCTGAAGGAACTGAATTAGTTATATTATCTATG GCGAGAGCAACAAGCTGCAAAGAAGCTATCCAAAAATGGGAAGAAAAGTCTGGTTTAACAGCTAGTGGAcagaaggaaattaatttatcttttcaATGGCCTCCTATTGAGAAAATGGACAACAATTTAGCATCACTAACAGCTGTAGAgttagtatataattatttattgcataACTAG
- the LOC143175167 gene encoding sideroflexin-2-like, whose product MNPNKIDIDQPLWDQSTYIGRWKHYAFISDCRTIIEPKKKLLEAKQFCENYRNDKIPASATMKDIIYAKKLRDSAFHPDNGQLMCILGRMSFQLPSSVIITTTMLTFYKSTTAILLCQMINQTHNAIVNYTNRNAITDRDSDDKSSTKIAFLCAVLASSLVTIGCKKLLHRRGPTIERCVPFLAVAAGHMTNLPLMRQNELVKGTPLFIGSTQEPFMHSKVAAIKAISECVLTRIAMCVPCLLFIPIITQTIKPYCFYQRRQWIMYPIEIIFCVVGCLFAIPTSLALFPRYNSMSSALLKICESEYKEFQQKVAEDVDKIYYCRGL is encoded by the exons ATGAATCCCAACAAAATTGATATTGATCAACCATTGTGGGACCAATCTACTTATATTGGTAGATGGAAACATTATGCTTTTATTTCTGACTGCCGTACCATTATCGAAcctaagaaaaaattattggaGGCCAAACAGTTTTGTGAAAACTACAG AAATGACAAAATACCTGCTTCTGCTACAATGAAAGATATTATATACGCGAAAAAACTCAGAGACAGTGCTTTTCATCCAGATAATGGTCAATTAATGTGTATACTTGGTAGAATGTCCTTTCAGTTACCTTCATCTGTTATTATTACAACAACAATGTTAACATTTTACAA AAGTACAACTGCTATTCTATTGTGTCAGATGATTAATCAGACGCACAATGCCATTGTAAATTATACTAATAGAAATGCAATAACTGATCGAGATTCTGACGATAAAAGTTCCACAAAAATAGCATTTTTGTGTGCAGTTTTAGCCAGTTCCCTTGTAACTATTGGTTGTAAAAAGCTTTTGCACCGAAGAGGACCAACAATTGAA AGATGCGTACCCTTTTTAGCGGTTGCCGCCGGTCACATGACAAATCTGCCATTGATGCGTCAAAACGAACTAGTTAAAGGTACTCCACTTTTCATTGGAAGTACACAAGAACCATTTATGCATTCCAAAGTAGCAGCGATAAAAGCTATTTCCGAATGCGTTCTCACCCGAATAGCGATGTGTGTTCCATGCTTACTGTTCATTCCAATAATCACGCAAACGATCAAACCATACTGCTTTTATCAGCGAAGACAATGGATCATGTATCCGATCGAGATTATTTTCTGTGTAGTTGG GTGTTTGTTTGCGATTCCTACATCCCTTGCACTTTTTCCTCGATACAA CTCGATGAGTTCTGCATTACTGAAGATATGCGAATCTGAATATAAGGAATTTCAACAGAAAGTTGCAGAAGATGTGGATAAAATCTATTACTGCAGAGGTCTCTAA
- the Tfb4 gene encoding transcription factor B4 isoform X3 yields MTNEIETSLLTIILDVNPVQRIVKQETKVLTQCLDSTIVFADAHLMQSSNNQLAMIACHSYGARFLYPCEKLSEIRQIDGQYEKFTMVERTVRQQLQQVINEVSMDKPLNGESLISGALTMALCYVARLEREKVAGQKLYSRILVITASNDSATQYMNYMNIFFTAQKMGIIIDVCSLDQELTLLQQGCDITGGNYLKVPQLNGLLQYLLWIFLPDPNVRSKLVLPPPVKVDYRAACFCHQELIDIGYVCSICLSIFCKFSPICTTCHTVFKMPGPIPMKMKKKKKNQISEGTELVILSMARATSCKEAIQKWEEKSGLTASGQKEINLSFQWPPIEKMDNNLASLTAVEKLSLSTNMIEKISGINSLKNLRILSLGRNNIKTFSGLEAVGEHLEELWISYNQIEKIKGVNVLKALKVLYMSNNLVKDWAEFNRLQEIPHLEDLLFINNPICENVDIDVWRGQVVKRLPKLKKLDAIPIV; encoded by the exons ATGACAAACG aaatagAAACAAGCTTGTTGACAATAATACTGGATGTGAATCCTGTGCAAAGAATAGTGAAACAAGAAACAAAAGTGCTAACACAATGCTTAGACTCCACTATTGTCTTTGCCGATGCACATTTAATGCAATCATCCAACAATCAGCTTGCCATGATAGCATGTCACAGTTATGGAGCAAGATTTTTATATCCTTGCGAGAAACTTTCAGAAATTCGACAAATCGATGGCCAGTATGAAAAGTTTACAATGGTAGAACGTACAGTTAGACAACAATTGCAACAAGTTATCAATGAAGTTTCTATGGATAAGCCTTTAAATGGGGAAAGTCTGATATCTGGAGCGTTGACCATGGCACTCTGTTATGTTGCAAGattagaaagagaaaaagttgCTGgtcaaaaattatattcaagaaTTCTTGTGATCACAGCTAGTAATGATTCAGCTACTCAATATATGAACTACATGAATATATTCTTTACTGCTCAGAAAATG GGAATAATAATAGATGTTTGCAGTCTAGATCAGGAATTGACTTTACTTCAACAAGGTTGTGATATAACTggtggaaattatttaaaagttccTCAATTGAATggattattacaatatttacta tgGATATTTCTGCCAGATCCAAATGTTAGGTCCAAGCTAGTACTACCTCCCCCAGTGAAAGTGGACTACCGTGCAGCATGTTTTTGCCATCAAGAACTAATAGACATTGGATATGTGTGCTCAATATGTTTATCAA TATTTTGCAAATTCAGTCCAATATGCACCACTTGTCA CACTGTATTCAAAATGCCAGGACCTATAcctatgaaaatgaaaaagaagaagaaaaat CAAATATCTGAAGGAACTGAATTAGTTATATTATCTATG GCGAGAGCAACAAGCTGCAAAGAAGCTATCCAAAAATGGGAAGAAAAGTCTGGTTTAACAGCTAGTGGAcagaaggaaattaatttatcttttcaATGGCCTCCTATTGAGAAAATGGACAACAATTTAGCATCACTAACAGCTGTAGA AAAATTATCACTTTCCACGAACATGATAGAGAAAATCAGTGGTATTAATTCTTtgaagaatttgagaattttatcTCTAGGCCGCAATAACATTAAAACATTCTCTGGTCTAGAAGCAGTAGGAGAGCATTTGGAAGAACTATGGATATCTTAtaatcaaattgaaaaaattaaaggtGTCAATGTTTTAAAAGCTCTTAAAGTGCTTTATATGTCCAACAATTTGGTGAAAGATTGGGCAGAATTCAATCGTTTACAAGAAATACCTCATCTTGAAGATCTATTGTTTATTAACAATCCGATCTGCGAGAATGTAGATATAGATGTTTGGCGCGGTCAAGTTGTTAAGAGGCTTCCTAAATTAAAAAAACTGGACGCTATACCAATCgtttaa
- the LOC116426783 gene encoding uncharacterized protein LOC116426783 isoform X1 translates to MVKRRSYNGSGWNQGLRQSQEMLLQKSDSNDRIDNIGNNDTPLRKNGGSLEQLLEHRSPELVLFEPQQLELSCYDDLSPEIAHKRRRRNSDSNDMDKYYERSNNSLKNVDTSPKACFPLDKTLSLNEDIKLDMNKCDYLQDDKSFSNIFFASQSEDETKNTKRYETWNKRRNQDTKFETVKEKTPQESSGNLFSANWSDCKRILSNLRQLNSFKVGTTSQEGIAGLLPKYTPFLALQKDSTARSNKRPFVEVVEVDDKVEEYQRYKEIRNDLTRRDRSPTPCSGSPPPAKKCRTTLRFDNEEKTEQSQSAFITLSTFESPTASSLDLPVISDSGGCSRNLHDVIRVVDFTYASQINILIDNKFYFQPEANIEFYKRCTCSISKQNQSPRILFSRKPLLKIIVFCTWLMKKLASAFRKNYIRFKETILMFSARENAEKLEELRQVATGLQSENEQMISTFLEKVNYLAQEITQVRANNVATTAALTEEIRNIQDISKKLAENNETMMQELKKLQRTLDDARTRSPKVSAPPPPISSILISSMSTCPPPPPPPPPPPPPPPPPPPPLLFQSPVKSITPTTPNSNKSVGTPSRKCSTPLLNRPAITVEDLLKVTLKKAPQNVKENRRNTIPGPRGPVVSLDMLRSVKLKSARRRTNDQIMRSPRGGRITKSRTTPTLSLSPIMTGTDNSLGRILKQVDVNRRPRRLLGTTNFRETTIAKVNRSLNTDAKDNSTQALTLDDSLYAQHCDTKKTP, encoded by the exons ATGGTAAAACGTAGAAGTTACAATGGATCAGGATGGAATCAAGGCCTTCGTCAATCGCAGGAGATGCTGTTGCAAAAATCAGATTCGAACGACAGAATTGATAACATTGGAAATAATGATACACCGTTAAGGAAAAACGGGGGATCATTGGAGCAACTTTTGGAGCACCGTTCCCCAGAATTAGTGCTCTTCGAACCACAACAACTGGAGTTGTCCTGTTACGATGACTTAAGTCCAGAGATTGCACACAAGCGTCGACGAAGGAACTCGGATTCGAATGACATGGACAAGTATTACGAGCGAAGcaacaattcattaaaaaatgtcgatACATCCCCAAAAGCCTGTTTCCCATTGGACAAAACGTTGTCGTTGAACGAAGACATCAAACTGGACATGAACAAATGCGACTACTTGCAAGACGACAAATCCTTTTCAAACATCTTCTTTGCTAGTCAGTCCGAGGATGAAACGAAAAACACCAAACGCTATGAAACATGGAACAAGCGAAGGAACCAAGATACAAAGTTTGAGACGGTGAAAGAGAAGACTCCGCAGGAGTCGAGTGGCAATCTGTTTTCTGCCAATTGGAGCGATTGCAAGCGGATCCTCTCCAACCTGCGGCAACTGAACAGCTTCAAAGTAGGAACTACAAGTCAGGAGGGAATTGCCGGTCTTTTACCGAAGTACACCCCATTCCTAGCGTTGCAAAAAGATTCTACTGCACGCTCAAATAAACGTCCTTTCGTGGAGGTCGTCGAGGTGGATGACAAAGTGGAGGAGTACCAACGGTACAAGGAGATTCGAAACGATCTGACAAGAAGAGATCGTTCGCCTACGCCGTGCAGCGGTTCGCCACCGCCTGCCAAGAAGTGTAGGACTACATTGAGATTTGACAATGAGGAAAAAACAGAGCAATCGCAATCAGCGTTCATCACATTGAGCACGTTCGAATCTCCCACAGCTTCTAGTCTGGATTTACCCGTTATCTCGGATTCTGGTGGTTGCAGCAGAAATTTGCACGATGTAATTAGAGTAGTCGATTTTACGTATGCTTCtcaaattaatattcttattgataataaattttactttcagCCTGAAGCAAACATCGAATTCTACAAGAGATGCACCTGTTCCATCTCCAAACAGAATCAATCGCCACGAATTCTATTTTCTAGAAAACCTCTGCTGAAAATAATTGTCTTCTGCACCTGGCTGATGAAGAAGCTAGCGAGTGCCTTTAGAAAA AATTATATCCGGTTCAAAGAGACGATCTTGATGTTTTCCGCAAGGGAGAACGCGGAGAAGCTCGAAGAACTCCGTCAAGTGGCTACAGGATTACAGTCTGAGAACGAGCAAATGATTAGTACGTTTCTGgagaaggtgaattatctggcTCAAGAGATTACTCAG GTACGCGCAAATAACGTCGCAACGACTGCCGCTCTAACCGAAGAGATCCGTAATATACAGGACATTAGCAAGAAATTGGCTGAAAACAACGAGACAATGATGCAGGAGCTAAAGAAATTACAGAGGACATTGGACGATGCGAGAACAAGGTCTCCGAAAGTTTCAGCACCGCCTCCACCGATATCATCGATTTTAATTTCATCAATGTCAACAtgtcctcctccacctcctccgccaccaccgccaccgcctccgccgcctccaCCGCCACCACCTCTATTATTTCAGTCACCGGTAAAGTCGATTACACCGACCACCCCAAACAGCAACAAAAGCGTCGGTACGCCCTCGAGAAAGTGCTCAACGCCGTTGCTTAATAGGCCAGCTATAACTGTCGAGGATTTGCTGAAGGTGACCCTAAAAAAAGCACCGCAGAATGTTAAG GAAAATAGAAGGAATACTATACCAGGACCGAGGGGACCAGTGGTCTCACTGGATATGTTACGTAGCGTTAAATTAAAATCTGCCAGGCGCAGAACTAACGACCAAATAATGAGATCACCTAGGGGCGGTCGTATTACCAAGTCACGAACAACGCCGACCCTTAGCCTGTCTCCGATCATGACTGGAACGGACAACTCGTTGGGACGAATCCTGAAACAGGTGGATGTTAATAGACGACCGAGACGTTTGTTAGGCACAACGAACTTCCGCGAGACCACTATCGCGAAAGTTAATCGTTCGCTGAACACGGACGCGAAAGATAACAGTACACAGGCATTAACGTTGGATGATTCACTCTACGCGCAACACTGTGATACGAAGAAAACGCCTTag
- the 14-3-3epsilon gene encoding tyrosine 3-monooxygenase/tryptophan 5-monooxygenase activation protein epsilon, with protein sequence MSEREDNVYKAKLAEQAERYDEMVEAMKKVASLDLELTVEERNLLSVAYKNVIGARRASWRIISSIEQKEENKGAEGKLEMIRQYRSQVEKELKDICADILGVLDKHLIPCASTGESKVFYYKMKGDYHRYLAEFAIGNDRKEAAENSLVAYKAASDTAMTDLPPTHPIRLGLALNFSVFYYEILNCPDRACRLAKAAFDDAIAELDTLSEDSYKDSTLIMQLLRDNLTLWTSDMQGDGEGEQKEQLQEVEDQDVS encoded by the exons ATGTCGGAACGGGAGGACAACGTTTATAAAGCGAAACTGGCGGAGCAGGCGGAGCGTTACGACG AGATGGTTGAGGCGATGAAGAAGGTCGCTTCGCTGGACCTGGAGTTGACCGTTGAGGAAAGGAACCTTCTTTCTGTCGCCTACAAAAACGTAATCGGGGCGAGGAGAGCCTCCTGGAGAATAATCTCCAGCATCGAACAAAAGGAGGAGAACAAGGGCGCCGAGGGCAAGCTCGAGATGATTCGCCAGTACCGGTCCCAGGTAGAGAAAGAACTCAAAGACATCTGTGCCGACATCCTCGGTGTCCTGGATAAACATCTGATTCCGTGTGCGTCTACTGGCGAATCGAAAGTCttctattataaaat GAAGGGTGACTACCACCGTTACCTGGCCGAGTTCGCTATTGGAAACGATAGGAAGGAAGCAGCAGAGAATTCTCTGGTAGCTTACAAAGCGGCCAGCGACACTGCGATGACGGACTTACCACCGACTCATCCTATTCGTTTAGGATTGGCGCTAAACTTCTCCGTGTTCTATTATGAGATATTGAATTGTCCGGACAGAGCGTGCCGCTTGGCGAAGGCAGCCTTTGACGACGCGATCGCGGAATTAGATACCTTATCCGAGGATAGTTACAAGGATTCAACCCTCATCATGCAACTCCTCAGGGACAATTTGACTCTGTGGACGTCAGATATGCAAGGAGATG gGGAGGGTGAACAAAAGGAGCAGTTGCAAGAAGTGGAAGATCAGGACGTATCGTAA